The stretch of DNA atcatctcaaacttgcataggacttggacaatgtcatggcgcaactgaaacatgtctgtccttcgcaatgtttttgccgtcagttgggaaaaaaatctgataacaacatgattggcttcaccacatcttccggcagtaggtgtcgaatacccacaggaagtaggcgttgcataaacacatggcagtcatggctcttaagtccagtaaatttacccccatcgacattcacgcaacgtgcgatattagaagcatacccatcgggaaatttgacagacgatacaaactttagaaactcttttttgtcattcggtttcatagaaaagaatgcaagatcccttctagctttatcactgtccctattcatccataaaccccttcgtatgcccattctttccaaatcaaggcgagctttgatcgtgtccttcgtcttcccctcgatatctagaatcgtgcccaccaatgtgtcgaatacatttttctcaacatgcatcacatctagattgtgcctcaatttcagtttcgaccaatatgggagctcaaaaaacataggcttgtgcgtcCAGTTCAAATGGGTAGAAGGTCTAgtccgactaactgttttcccgaacggagcaaaatccaaacggttcagctgttccaagatctcatcaccggaccattctctaggtctgaggcgacgctctgtgttcccgtcgaactctttatctttttcccgccattcgtggtcccatggcaaccatctccgatgaccaaggtaacaaacttttcctgcgtgccaaccagaagttacatcttccttgcatacaggacatgccatataaccctttgtgctccacccagaaaccattgcatatgctggaaaatcattcacagtccacataactgctgcccgcaaagtgaacatcctcccagttgatttatcgtacgtgcgaacaccgtttgtccataaatccttcagctcatcaaccagaggccttaagtacacatcaattgacctgccaggatcctcagttatcaaaacagtcatcatcatgtattcttttttcatgcatttccaaggcggcaaattatatgggaatgcgaaaatcggccaagtgctgtggtgttggtttagaaccccatacggattgaatccgtcagtggcaagtcccaatctaacatttcggggatcagcagcaaactcggggaacgttcgatcgaactctttccatgcctccccatctgcaggatgccgcatcacatcatcgtctacccgtttttccttatgccatctcatgtctgtggcagtatgcgtcgacatatacaatcgctgcaacctaggtttaaggggcagataacgcatgactttttgtggtatcttagtcgttctattctgggatgtcattttgaacctcgactcattgcatatagggcatgtatccaacgtttcatgctctttgtagaataacatgcaattgtttttgcaagcgtggattttttcataacccaatccaagaccatgcaacaccttctgtgcatgtttatggtctttcggcaaacaattgtccgtcggaagcattctcttgaaaacccccaaaaagtaatcgaaacacaagttcgacatacgatactttatttttccgtgcattagctccacaatggcagtgagaacggaaaagctctcgcaccccgggtataactcttggttggcattttttaacagtttttcatactgttcaaactccgcactgtctattggtgtaggcacgtcatcttccccttcctgattgatgttggtcgatgcgaatggaaaagcatcctgtataatacccatgacttgatcattaggatccacaataggttcaacattgtccactcttggggcatttgaagacgaagcatggtctacttgttcgccgtgaaggttccaaatgctatatgtttcaatcattccattccttactaaatgaaatccaacattttcaattgtctcaaacaacgtgttgttacacctcctacaaggacaacggattctagttgcacccgggttgtgtctacgtgcaaactcaataaaatcctcgattccatccaagtattcgtctgcgcatctattcgggttctgtatccaccttctgctcataattcctgaaaccacaatcacgacacaacaatcacaacaacttcatacgaagttataatgtcaccttatgcctccggtaagggccctatcccattcgggaatgcatagtcctgtcacgtaacctacggctacatgagattagatttcgacgtggattaatttcggcagcatctcgacacagttcttgaagtgggcataggtataaatacctacgtaccacccgaagaacgtaccgagatgacaccgaaatctccacaatcgaaacctaatcctgtagccgaagattatgtgacaacactatgcattaccaaactgtccaaataatgggacaattcaagaattaattggaccgcagtcatgccttacgcatccatgcacgaaatccaactaatctcgaacgggaaacttcgtgttactaaacataaaaataaaagtacgaagttaatttcaattaacttcgtacatcacaacacattgtgctacgtcacgcacaatttcacaacattataaacatataacttcacaaaaaaattacaaacataacaaacaaacttttacaataacataccttctcaatcgttctccaccaatcactaatcacaaatatccctaacgagaacaaaattaatagcattagtacgaatttacattaatacatttaaactaacgacaaaaaatacatacccaaTGAACGTACTGAATTCACAGCAGAGCAGCGGCAGggggagtgagagagaggcagaatgcaatttctgcattctgcctctgcaatggcagatactaatatgaagaagaaggactttgcgcgacgaagggcactgaattcgtcgcgcaaaatgccGTCGCAAAAGGGcacttttccgtcgcacaaaacaacatttccatCGCGCAAATACGTGCCGACATCtgcttttttgcgcgacgaaaaatattatccgtcgcacaaactttcgtcgcgcaaggtttaaatttcgtcgcgcaaggtttaaattccgtcgcgcaagatCGCACTGGCATTAAACTTTTCGCGACGAAGAtaaatccgtcgcgcaaaaaaaaaattatccacCCTtcattttggcgccaaaaataagtatccctcgttttcttacgcgacggtacattttttcgtcgcgctaagttgtcttttgagacAAAAActctcgtcgcgcaagtttttTTACCGCCAAAAAAAAGGAGCCAATTTTTTGTCCATCTTTACGCGACGAATGTTTATAATTGTCGCGCAATATTGTCATGCGCGACGAtttttgtcgtcgcgcaagattttggCGCGAACAAAATAAACCGGGTTTTTATCCATTACCTTTGCGCGAGGAAATGAATTTAGGTCGCGCATAGATTGTTTGCGCGACAAACAGATAGATTGTTTGCGCGACAAATCTGtttgtcgcgctagttttctgttgtttgcgcgacgaaattttttttcgtcgcaaTAGTGTTTTTTGCGCTACGAAAtattgttcgtcgcgcaaactttcgtcgcgcaaatactaAATCGTACTAGTGTCAACAATCCCAATATATTGTTATTGTTGATGTGTGACCCTTGAGCTGATATCTTGAAGGCAAAGTTACAAATTctttgaatttcattttataagtTTTAATTTCCTAATGTAATTTGAGCCATTGGACCATAGTCCAAGTGGTCTCTTATCTAGCCTAGGATCTAGGTGTCAGATTAGGACAAGTGGAATCATCTCATAGGATGATAGGATCAAATGCTAGGATTTAATCTCTGTGTGAATCTGTTAGAGACGCatctcacttctctctctcataacGATTATACTTGAATTTTGGAATGAAATGAACAGTAGCACCTTCAGCAATATTGCAGCTCCATAGCCGCATTTTCTCTGTAACTCTCATTCTCTCCAAAACACTCAAATCTCCATAAAAACTAAATACCAAAAAGCTATGAATTCTAACTGTTATTACAAGATATGACTGAAATAGAGCAGAAACAATCATGAGCATGATCTGTCGAGAAGTAGGGCTAATGCAGAGAAATCTAAACCAAGGagaaaaacttcaaatatttaatttttttaaactaatACCCGTAGTTAAACCAGAATAAATCATAACCTGTTAATTTAAACTAATAAAACATAATCTTTAGTACGTATAGCCcacctaaaaaaattcaaaaagggGATCCCGTTTTGCAGATGTTTGACAGTCATCCATATTGTATATTTCATCACTTGTAGTTCATTATCTATGAAAATATCTCCAGATACCAAGACTTATCCTATTTGGGAAAGGAACAACAAAAACACAGAGAAACCAAAGGGATAGAGATGACGCTTGATATTGCAATATCAAGTAAATAATGGTTCATAGAAAAGGAGactttgaaatgaaaaatcaattgtTTTTCTATATTTGATAAGTCcagacaaaaaataaaaaggcatTAATGGAAAGAGCTCTTTGTATTTATTTGCACTATTATCGGatctcaaatatttttatattaatttttttcagtaTTTATCGTCCCCTTATAACGTGGAGATATGACAACACAAATCCTCCCCGCATAAGATTTAGCTTCCAGTTGCCCTAAtactcctatatatataggaaTGGAAGGAAGATGCCTCTCACAAAACCCCAAGAAACTCATTACAGAATCACCACCATATATTAAAGAATCCAACACCCTCTCTCTGCCAACCAGCCTACATACTCATTTTCTTTCCATTTCAAGAAACCAAGATCATCTTTAATCTTCTCTTCTCCACAAAATTCGAAGAGGAACCTGCTACATAGCTTATATATGGCACCTTGTGAGTCTGCTGTTAATCTTCCAGTTGGTTTTAAATTTCGTCCAAGAGATGATCAGTTATTgggatattatcttcttaacaAGGTTCGTGGCACATCCTTTATGTATGAAAATGTTATTCCAGAAATGGATCTTTATGGTAAGATAGAGCCATGGGATATATGGCATGAATATGGTGGACACAACTTAGCCAAAGGTGAAGACCTttatttcttcaccaaattgAAGAGCCTGAGTGACAAGGACTCCCGCTCGGCTCGCACGATAGGGTCCGGGACATGGAAAGGTGAAAACTCAGGGACCACAGTCAGTGATCCGGAGAATAAGGAGAACGATTTAGGTATATGGAAAAGGTTTCATTATGAAAACCCTAAATCTGTTCAAGACGGTTGCTGGATTATGCACGAGTACAGCCTTCACCCTTCATTGGTGAAGCCCAAACCAAACTCAACCAATCAGTTTGTGCTATGCCGGATTCGAAAGAATGACAGGGGGAAGAGAAAGTTGAGAACTGCAGAAGAGGATAATGAAACCGACACTCCAGTACAATCTCAAAATAAGAGGCAAAGGCCGCAACAAGTGACTAGCTTTGAGGAACTTATCGGTGATTGCACTCCCATGTCTGAGGCTACTGGAGTTGGTGGGAGCGTTTCATACTTGCCAACTGGACTCGCTCAATCTCAGCCGGACAGCTCTTTTGCATGCCCAACAACTGTGGTCTCTTCCCAAGCTAGGGCAAACAATACTGATGACGTCAGCCAATTTCATGGTGGCGGTGATGGCGATGCCCTAATGAGCGATTTCTTGCTTTCGGACACCGCACAACCATTCACGGAACAAGCCTTGGGATCGTATGCAGTTTGTAACCAAGAGAGGGCGTCAGATGTTTATGAGACTCAACAAGGCCTGGTCCTCACTGACAATAATATTGGATATTGGCCTAGTCCTTTTGGTAGTGAAGAAGACCAAGTCAATGCGCTCGACTTCTCGATGGATTATGATTTACTCGACCACTTGATCGACTgtgatgatgataatgatggTCCGCGGCAATCTTCCACAGCACAGTTTATGGGAATGGGAATGGAGAACGCTACTACTGCAAGTAGTGAAGCTAATATGTTCATCATAGATTGACCAATAAAGTCATGtacatgaattttattatcttGTTTTGGAATGTATAAGTGGGCTATTGAGTTTGGATTTTGTCCATGCATGGAACACTTTATTGTGCTGGTTTTATAAGGGATGATGAAATTGACACTCATAACTTGATGATGGACAAAATCCAATAATTCTGCCATCAACAGATATTAAGGAAGCAATCTCATATTCTTTCCTACATGCAGACCACTGTATTTACTCTAGAGACAGGGTCAGCCCTGACTTTTGGGTGGCCCTAGgctagaaatgaaaataaggcccatttctctttcattctcttgaatataataaactaacatggaaaaaaaaaaaatgcaattaacTACAATTTGGATAAATAAACACGGCTCCTGTATTGGCCATATAATCGTTGCCCCAATCtgaaaataaacaagaatGACGATACAAATAATTTGCACTCTTTCATATTTCCCCGCTAAATAATCTACTATAACAAGAATTTTAggataaataaaagaatttctagTCCCTATTGGCTTTCTTTCATTGATTGCTACTTTTAGCAATGAAATACtttttggaaattaaatacttaaataCATGCAATTGATGTTCATCTATTACATAATTTTCATTTGGACTCTTTAGAAACACTTGTAatcagatttaggagctccaGATGCCAAACTATTGAAATTATTCCCCTCTAAAATCATATTCTTCATCAACTTGgtacatatataaaatatataattcggGGCCCTACAAATGCAAGGCCCATGGCACTAGTAAAACaaaccccttgcgcgacgaaaaactattcatcgctcaaagtcactttgcgcgacgaaacttgaaatttcgttgctcaaagtcttgcgcgactaaatgttgcgcgacaaaaaataattcgtcgctaaaagtcacttcgcgcgacaaacttttgcgctacgacaatacatcgtcgctcaaagtattGCACGACCCATTTTGCGAGACGAAAAacaattcgtcgctcaaagtgactttgcgcgacgaaaattaaacttcgtcgcacaaagtccttataaaaataaataaaataaaaaattattttttaaaaatttttccatgacgtaatccaagcattttgtcacctaaaccaatttatttttgttttttattttgtatgcataacacttaagaaattaaacggtatatatatttattaagtaactttaaatttattattttagattggatcggatttttattagaaaaatatattcttgttgttcggattgggtttttgttagaaaatatatattttaaattgacgatcgaattatttcattgtattcatatcgggtcaaggagtgtagcagtaaaaatcatcaaaatcggagttaaaataaccgttaaatcttgatttttcattataaccgtcgaaaagttttatccccttacttgatctctgaatgtttattttttccgatttctggctatatgatctcaaagtataaacaaacaagtttgatggttggatcgttgaaactagtttttttgaatgcatatgccatcaaaacaatatattcactaacaattaagagtttatttatactttcgttaaatataacataagattttgtggtatccactagtgtaaatattttaaattgaagatgaaattcagtcattgtattcatatagggtcaaggagtgtagctgtaaaaaatcatcaaaaacggagttaaaataaccattaaatcttgatttttcatttataaccatcgaaaagttttgtcccgttacttgatcaatgaatgtttattttttccgatttttggcgtatatgatctcgaagtataaacaaacaagtttgacggttggattgttgaaacaagtttgacggttggatcgttgaaactagtttcgtagaatgtgtatgccatcaaaacaatatattcactaacaattaagagtttatttatattttagttaaatataacataagattttgtggtatccactagtgtaaatattttaaattgaagatcaaattcagtcattgtattcatatagggtcaaggagtgtagctgtaaaaaaatcatcaaaattggagttaaaataaccgttaaatcatgatttttcatttataaccgtcgaaaagttttgtcccgttacttgatctatgaatgtttattttttccgatttttggcgtatatgatctcgaagtataaaaaaaaaagtttgacggttggatcgttgaaactagtttcgtagaatgcatatgccatcaaaacaatatattcactaacaattaagagtttatttatactttcgttaaatataacataagattttgtggtatccactagtgcaaatgttttaaattgaagatcaaattccgtcattgtattcatatagggtcaaggagtgtagctgtaaaaaaatcatcaaaatcggagttaaaataaccgttaaatcgtgatttttcatttataactatcgaaaagttttgtcccgttactagatccctgaatgtttgtttttttgtgatttttggggtatacgatcttgaagtatatacaaacaagtcttatggttagatcgttgaagtgtgtgtgtgtgtgtgtgtgtgtatgtgtgtgtatatatatatttatttattaagtagctttaaatttatttattttgtacatataacacttaagaaattgaataatatatacatttattaagtagctttcaccttaattatattttaaatcataaaataaaatatttttattttttattattcataacaattatttttataaatattgtgctacgaaccaatttttcgtctctcaaaagtttgcgcgaccaacagttcgtagtgcaaaactcaaaaaatttgggcgagtaccaaaaatgggacgcgggtttttaaaattaaaaaaaaaaaaaactttagactttgcgcgaccaatattttttgtcgcgcaaaaatttgggcgggtaccaaaaatgggacgcgggaatttttttatataattgttttagactttgcgcgaccaatatgtatttttcgtcgaacaaaaatttaaaaattttggcgggtaccaaaaatgtgatgcgggaattttttttttaaaaaataattttttagactttgcgcgaccaatattactatattcgtcgcgcaaaactttgcgagaccaatatgtatttttcgtcgcacaaaaatttaaaaattttggcgggtaccaaaaatgtgatgcgggaatttttttttaaaaaaataatttttttggactttgcgcgaccaatattactatattcgtcgcgcaaaactttgcgagaccaatatgtttcgtcgcgccaAACtctgcgcgaccaatatatatttttcgtcgcgcaataatttgggcgggtaccaaaaatgggacgcgggaattttttttatataattgttttagactttgcgcgaccaatatgtatttttcgtcgcgcaacaatttaaaaattttggcgggtaccaaaaatgggatgcgggaatttttttttcaaaaaataattttttttagactttgcgcgaccaatatttctatattcgtcgcgcaaaactttgcgagaccaatatgtttcgtcgcgcaaagttttgcgcgaccaaccgtattttcgtcgcgcaaagtgatacgattttaaaaaccgaaataactcctccacccttttctcaatttctttctctactcttacctctcctctctctttccctctccccaaatcccaccctttctctcacactcactcctctcacttaatctctcatctctctcttcactatctctcactctcactctcactcactctctcatctatcttttcactatctctcactctctcatctctctatcactatcttatctaattctctcacactcacttctccctctcattctcactccctctcaatcttgccaaaaggtatattctctccaaattttaattttttttcattaatatgtgtttttggagttagttttgagtttgtgtggggtttggggttgagtaaaggggagagattggagtttgggttggatttgtggtataacaattttaggggagattatgcattcttttttttttttttgttgttatttgaccatatttgtttttttgtaggtaatcatcgagactttgatggctaaagttgagaattaggaagctatcaaaacatattatccaccactaccaccacaatatgcttgtattagaattttattattgtactttgttaattcatgtgtacattttgaatattatatatatataaatatttattggataatttgatcactatttttcatatgtaattttattttgaatatgtcaatttaaattaaagtaattaagaaaaatcttacaattaaattaaatttaaaaagtaaaaatttgaaaaaattaatataattaaattaatatcaattgaaattaaagtgatttaaaaaaaatcatacaattaaattacatttaaaagtaaaaatttgaataaattaatattaaagaaataataaaacaaaaagtcaaaaaccttgcgcgacaaaatattttgtagtgcaaactattaaattagtttattttaattaaaaaaaatttaaaacacaaaaaatatttcgtcgcgcaaatatttgcgcgacgttagtattcgtcgcgcaaaactctaaaaatgtgggcgggtaccaaaaatggaacgcgggaattttttattttttataaatttgtttgagtttttcgtcgcgcaaacctttgcgcgaccaatgtgtttcaGACGGGTCCAATGGTGTTAAATTAGCAAAGTATATACTCGAGTGGGCTCCAAAATTGAAGAGTGTTGTCGTAATTTGTTCACCTCAAAATTTGGAGGAAGTTAAGAGGAAGTTAGCGAAATGCAAGATGATTTCCAAAGCTGCAATTTTCTTTAAGGAAAGACGGGGAAAACCGAACAAAGACAGCTCTTTGATAGGTTTATGCTTAGTGTGAATGTTGAGAGGAACCATTGGGACAAGTTGTTTAGATCTCTCAGCATTATTGGGTTCATTGGTTTCTACTGCCATTGGAGAAAGACCTTTTTTTCTCCCTGCATCTGtaaaatgaatttttcttcCCCCTTAGCTGGACAATAATGCTAAATGGTAGATATCAATATTTGAACCAGGCTTGCTTCTGGTGGAAGCCTCTTCGACTTGGTCCTTTGAGGATTTGTATCCTTGTTTGATGTGCATTGAAGCACGATGATTATTGTCAACTTTAAAAAACCCTCCATAACATTCCTTTGCATCAACATTCTCaattctgatattttttttatccatCATAGCAAGCATCATCGACCACACTACCACCACTTTGACTTGCAAGGTGGTCTTTGCAGATCCACACGGGATTCCACGTGTCTCATGCTACTCAGATCAGAGCGTAAGTTAGTGATGCTTAATTCATTGAAATTCCATCCATTAAAATGGAAGAATTATATATCTCCAAAATAAGGGAAATAGCTTAAAATGCCaccattttttataattttaactaaaaataccactgcttctcaatttttttgcaattatcacctataaatacatatttatTGCCCATTTATTGGactattatatattatatataacactttttattttgggcttttaCTTTCTCTCTCAGTTCTCTCTAACTTCGACATCTCTAcaagcctctctctctctctctctctctctctctctctctctctctctctcacgaagaagaagatcaagaacAACCTACAAAACCCACAGCTTTGCCTTCAAAACCCAGTTCTTCCTGttcctctctgttttcttctctaccCAAATCCAATTAAAAGGGTGACATTTTGAGCTATTTCCCTATAATGGAATCGTGCAAGGCCCCCAAATCCACCTCCTTTTGACTTAAAACAACAAATCCACAAACCCTAACCAGTGAGAGAGGGAGCTATTTCAATGGCGATACAGCCCTCGAGCTCGAGCAAAAGACATGCTTTAGGTGAAACGACTCAAAGCACTTCTTTGGTAAGCTTCCAATTCGCTATTTTCCCACTTCTGTTATTTGGATTAGAGGGACCTTATGGCATAGAAATAGCGACAACTTCTGTTATTTGGATAAGTTTATGTTGGTAGCTATTTTCAGGGCATTTGGGGACCTGTAAAGACATGTATTCAGAGCCAAGCTTATCTTTGTGCAATTCAGGTATGATCATAGAGTACAGATGTTATCGATGTAGCATTCACATGTAATGGGTAAAGCTCAATTTTTTGGTGTGCAATCATATGGATGGAATTTAACTTGATGTAAATTATATGTAAGAAAGTAAATTTTTGAGTATTGGTATCCAAATGTATGgtccctcctcctccttccctcttctctctttttttcatcATGATGGGGATCAGGGAATTAAGAGTCTTGAAGACTGTTGGCCTCTTAACGCAATCCTTGTGTGTCATCCAAATAGTTAGTTTGGTTTTggcttaatttttttgtttgggattGAGAACGTTAACAGGATTTTAGATGGACATCTCATTCATCCTTCCTGTAACTacatttcattaataaatctGTGAGTGttagaagaaaaattgaagtaaaagAATATATTAGTGTGAGGTTGTGCTACATGCAATCAAGTTCACCATGAGGCCATTAGTTCACAGTAAAATACTGGAGGTCTTTGCCTGCCAACAATTGcagatttaatttttctttcatttgacAGATGCTGGTCCACACTCGCAAGAGATGTGTCATTTAGTGGTCTAATGGTATGTTGAATAGTGATAGTTTGTATGCAtcaccctttttcttttggcctttCCCACAATTGCTTGGTAACACTGGGAAAATACGACTGCAACTCCGAATAGTCAAAATTTATTCTAATAGTATTGCTACTTCTTAACATGCACTCCCCCACACTTGGTTATTGCTAGATTTTGTCccgaaaaggaaagaaataccCTGTTCTGGTCATTGGTGAATCATAGGCAGTTAAGCTTTTTGCCTCTAAAAGATTTAGTTGTCATTATCCTGTTTCTCCCCCCTAATCTGGTTCTTATTTCTAGTATATTAGTTTTGTTTCAAATTATGATTTCATCTGCACTATGCAGGTT from Prunus dulcis unplaced genomic scaffold, ALMONDv2, whole genome shotgun sequence encodes:
- the LOC117612633 gene encoding NAC domain-containing protein 2-like, which codes for MAPCESAVNLPVGFKFRPRDDQLLGYYLLNKVRGTSFMYENVIPEMDLYGKIEPWDIWHEYGGHNLAKGEDLYFFTKLKSLSDKDSRSARTIGSGTWKGENSGTTVSDPENKENDLGIWKRFHYENPKSVQDGCWIMHEYSLHPSLVKPKPNSTNQFVLCRIRKNDRGKRKLRTAEEDNETDTPVQSQNKRQRPQQVTSFEELIGDCTPMSEATGVGGSVSYLPTGLAQSQPDSSFACPTTVVSSQARANNTDDVSQFHGGGDGDALMSDFLLSDTAQPFTEQALGSYAVCNQERASDVYETQQGLVLTDNNIGYWPSPFGSEEDQVNALDFSMDYDLLDHLIDCDDDNDGPRQSSTAQFMGMGMENATTASSEANMFIID